The DNA region CGGACGGAAGATGAAGAAATGGCCGTCATTCTCCAGGAACTGACCGGGATCCGGCACGACAATTATTTCTATCCCTCCATTGCCGGCGTGGCCCAGTCCTATAATTTTTATCCCATTGCCCATCTCAAAGCGGATGAAGGCATTGCATACATTGCCATGGGACTGGGAAAAATTGTAATGGAAGGCGGCAAAACCCTGCGGTTCTGTCCCCGATACCCGCAGTTTCTGCCCCAGTTTTCCATGGTGGAAGATATTCTGGAAAATTCCCAGAAATATTTTTACGCATTGAAAATGGATGTGTTTCCCCCGAAAAATCACTTTTTGTCAAACCCGGCAGAAGACCCCACTCTGGCCCATCTCGAACTCATGGATGCCGTGGACCATCCCATTGTCCGGCAGTTGTGCTCCACCTTTCATGTCCAGGACAACCGGATCCGGGATGTGTATTCGGACAAGGGATATCCCGTGCTGACCTTTGCCGGCATTCTTAAGTACAACAGTTTTCCTCTGGCGCAGATTTTGGCGGAAGTCACCCGTATCGGCAGCCGATGGATGGGCTCGTCCGTGGAGGTGGAATTTGCCGTGAACCTGCATGCAGACGGCAGCCGGAAACCGGAATTCTCACTGCTCCAGATCCGGCCCATGGGAAGATACAAACAAAATCTCAAAGTCAGAATCACGCCGGAAGATCAAGAAAAAGCGTTTTGTTATTCGGTTCATTCCCTGGGGAACGGAGAATATAAAAACATTCACGATCTGATTTATGTGGATCCCGATCATTTCGATCCGGCCAAAACCGTTGAAATTGCCAGAGAGATCAACAAGCTCAACGCCCTGTTCAATGAAAGCCAGAAAAAATATGTACTCATCGGCCCGGGGCGATGGGGGTCTTCCGACCGGTGGCTGGGCATTCCCGTGGCATGGAACGATATCTCCAATGTCGGGGTCATGGTGGAGGCCACCATTGAAAGCATCAAGGCGGACCCGTCCCAGGGATCCCATTTTTTCCAGAACATCACCTCTCTGGGCATTGCCTATATCACGGTATCGGACAATACCGAGGATTTCATTGATTACCAATTTCTCGGCCGGCAGGCCGGCACCACGGTTACCCCGCATCTGAAACATATTCATTTCAAGGACGGGCTGTATATCCGGGTGGATGGAAAAACATCCCGGGCCGCACTGATGCCCCGTGAACCGGCATCTGAACCCGTACCCATGCCGGATGTACCAAAGATCGATTCAGCAGGTTAACCCGGGTCCGATCCGGTGTTTCAAGGATCTCGTGGAAACAGGGAATCCTTCGGACCGGACCTGAAATTACATAAAGGATGTGTATAAAATGATCCCTTTTAATGATTTATCGCGACTGTATGATGGTGATGCCCCCGTGATCACCACCATTGATTCTCATACCGAAGGTGAGGTGACCCGCCTGATCGTGGACGGGATTCCCCCGGTTCCCGGCCGGACCATGATGGAAAAACTGACCCATTTTAAAACCGGTTATGACGCGGTCCGAAGCCTTCTGACCAAAGAGCCCCGGGGATCCCGCCAGGTGCTGGCCGCCCTGGTCACAAAACCTGTGACACCGGATGCCGCGTTCGGTCTCATCTACATGGATGCCCGGCGATATCCCTATCTGTGCGGCCATGCCACCATCGGCGCGGTGACAACGCTTTTCCGCACCGGCACCCTGACCCTGGCCGAAGGAGAAAACCGGGTGGGTATCGACACCCCGTCCGGTCGGATGACGTCAATCGCCCATGTCCGGGACGGGTGTTTGACATCCGTGTCCATCCAGATGGTGCCCGCGTTTGTCTTTGCCACGGATCAGCAGATCCGGGTGGACGGGTTCGGGACCATTCCCGTGGACCTGGTGTGTGCCGGCGGATTTTTCGCCATGGTGGACACGCGCCGGATCGACCTGACACCGGCCCTGGAAAACAGACAGATCCTGGTGGACCTGGGCATGAAAATCATTGACGCCGCCAATGAACAGCTCACGGTGACCCATCCGGAACGACCGGATGTCACCACCGTGGATGTGACCGAATTTTATGATTGTGTCCCATCCAGCGGCACGGCCCGGGGCCGGGGCATGGTGGTATATGGTGAATCCCACATGGACCGCTCCCCCTGCGGCACGGGCACGGCCGCCAAACTGGCCCTGCTGCACCATTACAAAAAAATTGAACCAAACGAACCCTATATCAATGCCAGTCCCTTAGGAACCACCTTTGAAGCCCGGCTGGTGGAAAAAACAAAGATCGGGGATTTTGAAGCCAGCGTCACCCAGATTTCCGGAAAGGCCTGGATCACCGGGGTGCATCATTTCACTTTGGATCAAACAGATCCGTTTCAGCAAGGATACCTCGTCTGATGACACCTGATCTGATTTTACACAATGCCACCCTGTATTCGCCCGGACACACCCGCTTTTCAAAAAATCAGTCTGTGGGTTCAGGCCATGGGGCTTCTGTCACGGCACTGGCAACCGCAGGAAACCGGATCATGGCCTTAGGTGATGACAAAACCATTCTGGCCATGGCCGGGCCGACCACCCGGATTTTGAATCTGGATCAGAAACTGGTGCTGCCCGGATTCATCGATACCCATTTCCATTTTTATGAATGGGCCGTCAACCTGAACAGCATTGATTTTGCTCAGACCCGGAATTTTGCCGGAATGGAAACAGCCATCCGGGAAAAATCCCGACTCCTGGGTCCGGATCACTGGATTCTGGGACAGGGATTCAATGAATCCGACTGGCCGGAAAACCGAATGCCCGACCGTCTGGACCTGGATATGGCGGCCCCGGACAACCCGGTGTGCATCTGGCGCTGTGACCTTCATCTGGCCGTGGCCAACTCCAGGGCCCTGTCTCTGGCCGGCATTGATTCCACCGCCCCGGATCCGCCGGACGGGGTGATTGTGCGGGACGGCACCGGTATACCCACCGGCGTTCTCAAGGAAATGGCCCCCAATCTGATCCGGAATGTGTTGCCGGCCCTGACCTTTGAAAACCTGCTGGAAAATATGGAAAAGGCCATGGCAAAGGCCCATGCCCTGGGGTTGACCGGGATTCATGATATCCGGCTCATGGGCGGGGAAGAAGGGGCCGTGGCTTTGCAGGCCTGGCAGTCCCTGCATGCCGCAGGCAAACTGACCCTGCGGTGCCATGTGGCTTTGCCCGGGGAAATGACCCGCCAGGCCATTGATCTGGGGTTGTGCTCCGGGTTCGGGGATGACATGCTGCGCATCGGACATTTGAAATTTTTCAGCGACGGGGGCATGGGGGCCCGGACCGCCTGGATGACTGAACCTTACCTGGATGCCGCATACGGCATGTCTTTGACCCCCATCCAGGAGATCGAACAGGCCGTGATCCAGGCGGATAGGGCCGGACTTTCCTGCATGGTACATGCCGTGGGGGACCGGGCCGTTCATGAGGTCCTTTCCGTGTTTGCAGGGGTGGAAGCGCTGAACCAGAGCGCCTGCCGCATTCCCCACCGCATGGAACACGCCCAGATGATCCTGCCCCGGGACCTGGAAACCCTGAAGCGATTAAAAAATCTGGCAGTTTCCTGCCAGCCCAACAATATGAGCCTGGACATTTCCATGATCGACCAATGTGTCGGGAAAAGAGGCAAATACGCCTATAATTTCAAGAATATCCTGGAAACGGGCATTCCCACGATGTTCAGTTCGGATGCCCCCGTGGCAGACCCCAATCCATTTGCCGGCATTTTTTCCGCCGTCACCCGCCGGCGCATGGACCACACGCCTGACACCGGGTGGTACCCGGACCAGTGCCTGACCGTGGATCAGGCGGTTCAAGGATATACCCTGACCCCGGCTGCAACGTCGGGCATGGGGGATGTGACCGGCAGCCTGATCGTGGGAAAAAAGGCGGATCTCATTGTCACGGACCGCAATATTTTCAGCATCGATCCGAAAGATATTGCCGCAACCCGGGTGGTACTGACCCTGTTCAACGGAAAGATCGTGTATGAACGACAATGACCTGTTTTTTCTGGAAACCATTTTCACCCGGTCTGCGGACGGCCTGCTGATCTGTGACCGCCAGGGCCGGATCCTGAAAATGAATCAAGCCGCGGAGCGTCTTAACGGGATCCGGTCATCCGAGGTACTGGGAAAAGATGTCAGAGCACTGGTCAAAGAAGGGCAGATCAACCGGTCCGCCACCCAGGAGGTGCTGGAGACCAGGCGCCAGGTCAGCCTGGTCCAGACCACGCCCCGGTCCGGCTACTCCTTGCTGGTGACCGGCACGCCGGTGTTTGATGATGCCGGAGAGATCGCGTATGTGGTGGTGAACGAACGGGACATTTCCCTGATCCGGGACATGAAACGCCAACTGGCCCAGGTGCGCCAGGAATCTGAAAAAATGCGGGAAGAGCTCACAGAACTCACGTTGCGGGAATTGACGGACAACGATGTGGTGGCCTTAAGCCCTTCCATGAAACAAACGGTTCATCTGGCGTTGAAACTGGCCCGTCTCGGGGCGTCCAACATTCTGCTGTCCGGAGAATCCGGTACGGGGAAAGGACTGCTGGCCAAATTCATCCACAAGCACAGTCCCCGGGCACAAAACCCGTTCATCCAGATCAATTGCGCGGCCCTGCCGGAAAACCTGCTGGAAGCTGAACTGTTCGGATATGAAAAAGGCGCGTTCACCGGGGCCAGGGAAACCGGCAAGGCAGGCCTTTTTGAGCTGGCCGCCAAAGGGACCCTGTTTCTGGATGAAATCGGAGAAATGTCCCCTGGGGTCCAGGCCAAACTGCTCAAATACCTGGATGACCAGGAAATCATGCCTTTAGGAAGTACCCGGTCCAAAAAAATCGACTGCTCAGTGCTGGCCGCCACCAACCAGGATCTGTTGGAACTGACCCGGAAAAAGCGGTTCCGCCTGGACCTGTTTCACCGGCTCAACACCTTTACGCTGTCCATTCCCCCTT from Desulfotignum phosphitoxidans DSM 13687 includes:
- a CDS encoding proline racemase family protein; this encodes MIPFNDLSRLYDGDAPVITTIDSHTEGEVTRLIVDGIPPVPGRTMMEKLTHFKTGYDAVRSLLTKEPRGSRQVLAALVTKPVTPDAAFGLIYMDARRYPYLCGHATIGAVTTLFRTGTLTLAEGENRVGIDTPSGRMTSIAHVRDGCLTSVSIQMVPAFVFATDQQIRVDGFGTIPVDLVCAGGFFAMVDTRRIDLTPALENRQILVDLGMKIIDAANEQLTVTHPERPDVTTVDVTEFYDCVPSSGTARGRGMVVYGESHMDRSPCGTGTAAKLALLHHYKKIEPNEPYINASPLGTTFEARLVEKTKIGDFEASVTQISGKAWITGVHHFTLDQTDPFQQGYLV
- a CDS encoding sigma-54 interaction domain-containing protein: MNDNDLFFLETIFTRSADGLLICDRQGRILKMNQAAERLNGIRSSEVLGKDVRALVKEGQINRSATQEVLETRRQVSLVQTTPRSGYSLLVTGTPVFDDAGEIAYVVVNERDISLIRDMKRQLAQVRQESEKMREELTELTLRELTDNDVVALSPSMKQTVHLALKLARLGASNILLSGESGTGKGLLAKFIHKHSPRAQNPFIQINCAALPENLLEAELFGYEKGAFTGARETGKAGLFELAAKGTLFLDEIGEMSPGVQAKLLKYLDDQEIMPLGSTRSKKIDCSVLAATNQDLLELTRKKRFRLDLFHRLNTFTLSIPPLRERPEDILELTRICLKRFNKKYNRRAHIGYRSLQALKTYAFPGNVRELINIVKQAVAMCDRRQLDDYLIRLTDAPNCPDPGTPVKKTGGNLVQTLESVEHDMLKQAAQRCRTTRQAAEFLGISQPTVVRKFKKYHVRIRNG
- a CDS encoding amidohydrolase, with product MTPDLILHNATLYSPGHTRFSKNQSVGSGHGASVTALATAGNRIMALGDDKTILAMAGPTTRILNLDQKLVLPGFIDTHFHFYEWAVNLNSIDFAQTRNFAGMETAIREKSRLLGPDHWILGQGFNESDWPENRMPDRLDLDMAAPDNPVCIWRCDLHLAVANSRALSLAGIDSTAPDPPDGVIVRDGTGIPTGVLKEMAPNLIRNVLPALTFENLLENMEKAMAKAHALGLTGIHDIRLMGGEEGAVALQAWQSLHAAGKLTLRCHVALPGEMTRQAIDLGLCSGFGDDMLRIGHLKFFSDGGMGARTAWMTEPYLDAAYGMSLTPIQEIEQAVIQADRAGLSCMVHAVGDRAVHEVLSVFAGVEALNQSACRIPHRMEHAQMILPRDLETLKRLKNLAVSCQPNNMSLDISMIDQCVGKRGKYAYNFKNILETGIPTMFSSDAPVADPNPFAGIFSAVTRRRMDHTPDTGWYPDQCLTVDQAVQGYTLTPAATSGMGDVTGSLIVGKKADLIVTDRNIFSIDPKDIAATRVVLTLFNGKIVYERQ